aaatctaatccCTCGATGATGAACCAATTCCCTCGACGATATGTCGGATTCTCGTCAACGTATCGAATCCTCACCGATCATTCACCCCACCGATGATGAATCCATCCATCTCGATGATCTTTcctggaaaaaaagaaaagaaagtgcgATGAAACGCGTGAGAACGACAGAAGCGATAGCGAGGGATGAACGTCTTGAAGATTGTTTCATCCGAAAgtacaaaatgaaagaaatcgaGCTCCATTTGAGATAGTTGTTCAAAAGAGAATATCCACCCGATGATCCTTCCCAAGAGACCGAGAGAAACTAGAATAATCGAACTAgtataatcgttttattacaTGATTATGCTTTTCAATCGATAGGGACTGTgcttttttgttaaaaatacaGAGGACCGTTCTTATCAAACACGACCGATCGTgctttgagaaagagaagtaaatatttttctaaaatataacaatatctCAGGAACCAAGACCCTTCGATACGAACGGCTGAAGAGTCATCGTGGCTTTTGCCGCGAAACACATTTCCTTGCGTTTggaatcgattagaaaatttgaGCATCGATTTACGCGCGCAAACGAACAGACAATCATTTACAGAAATAAAAAGCACACGATTCAAGCGTGCGTATATAAATTAGTAGGGGAGCTACGAACTTCTCTTTCATCGCAGATATCAAGAGGCGCCAttatacgaaatttatttttcacggGAAACGTCGAAAACAACCTTTACACCAACAATGATTCTCGTCATAATACTTGACcgattttgatgaacaagGCTTCATTTCAAAGATTAAGCGAGGATATAGCTTTTTCGAATTTtagaaaaagctttattttaaTGCGTAAATTATTCTCGAGAAAGCACCATTTTTTGacacgatttttttcaaaagaatgaagctttttgaaaaattcggAAAAGCCGTGTCCTCGCTTAAACCctcatctttaaaatgaaatcttgTTCATAAAAATCACTTGAGAATTACATCCGTACACATTGTTGGCATAAACCATTATAAAATTAGCGGTGAACGGATTCGCTACAGCTCTGCTTCGTAGCGTTGTAGGACAGGAAGGATCTGCCGTACCCATCGAGTCCCAgcgaaaaggagagaggagtGGGTGGGCGCGATCGGACACGTTCCCGAAGCGACTCCCCACTTCGTAAGAAGGCAAGAAGAGTGGGGAGACAAGAGTCGGGGCCCTTGGGTCCTCTCGCTCTCGAACTCGCTCTCAagaaggagtgagagagagagagagagaaagagaagagggcaAGGGGGCAAAGGCACATTCCAAGGCAGAACGAAGCTAGCAGTGAAGGTGGAAGGCACCAACGGTCTCTCACGATATCGTCGAGCAgcctttcttttatattctctctttctctcgctctctctccctccctcatTTCATCTCTCTGTCAGTTACTTCCGTCGATCAGTGAAGAGATTTTAAGTGAATTCGCGAGAAAGATCAAAGTTTGCTCGAGAAGAGATGGTGCGCGTTCGACGATGGCGGATTGAAACTTAATAAAGGAGCACGCGAGCGCATGTGCTTGCTCCTCTTTTATCCATTCGAGAGGAATCTTCTTCCCTCATCCTTGAAAGAATAGACCGAATAACGCGTCTATTTCGACGCTATTTGGGTGGATTCGAGAAGATGCCCTCTTCGGCCTCTTCCAGAGAAAAGCTCCTTCTTAAGAGGAATAATAAcaacgaggaggaggacgacgaggagggTGAACGTCGTGTCGAAAATAGAACGTTCTTTCGGCTGAGGATACGCTCGTCGAGCTTCGGGCATGCGGAAGGTGTCTTCtgctctttcttcttcttctttggagACGGCGATCGAGAGGAATTCGATCGGGAAGTCTAACTCGTCGAGATCGATCTCTCGCAGGTGAGCCACTCCTTTCTTTTAACTTGCGACAAATCGAACAACCAGCAGGAAATACTCTTGACGTCGCGTGCGAATTTCAATCGGCGGACAGAGTCTCGTACCTTCCTTTGTTAAGACTTTCCCATGGAATTTAAATCTCGTAGCGTAGGTAGATCAAAATCTTTTGCTCGAAAGCTTATACCGCGAGTATCCTCGAACAGAATAGAAGAAATTCTCACAGTTCTAACCGCAAACATCTCGTCTTTTAGAATGGCTcgatattttctctccttttttctctttgcaacttttatttctttttattcttcgacgcaagaaagagagagagagaaagagagcagaaGGCGTCGGAATCGAACTTGACCGTGACCTTGGGGCGGCTTCCTCGACACGTATAAAGATACGCGAAGAATGCGTGCTGATCAAAGAGAAACACTCGCGCGTAGAACTTTCTTCAAATTTGAATAGATCAATTTGAATTTTCGTCTTTCGAAATGAACGAGAGTTGCGATCTCTCTTCTGTCGCTCTCGATTATTGCGTCATagcagatagagagagagagagacagagagagacccCTTTTCGACTCTTTCGAGATCGCGAGGGGATACCGAGCTtgactttatatttattgtccACCAGTTTGTATGCATAGCCGGTGTCCGGTTATCTTTTGGGTAATCCGAAGGGACTTATCAAGTTCAACGAGATATCTGCGAGCGTGATTTATAAGATAGAAACTTTCGCTTTCGCTGACACACGTTTCATTCGGCATTTGCTTTCTCTCCAGCCTCGCGCATTTGAATCGtcggaaaataatttcgttagaCTAATCATGGAATCTCTTCTCGATTAGATATCAGCATGTCTCAGGCGTCGTTATCGAACGATTTGGAAGGCACGATGAACGATTTGGAGGCAAGtcagcagcagcaacatccTTGTCAATGCTCGACGATGAGCGGCATTAATTCGATAAGGACGCAACGGGAGAGAGCGGAGAGAAGCGTGGGAAGCACGAGGATCTCGAGCGGTCAGGAACTTCCTCGAGGATTGGAGGCGCTACAGAGTGCGTTCGAGCCGTTGAGAAGATTGGACAATACGATGTCTCATCAGGAGACGCAACAATTGAGCTTGGAGAAGGCGAGAAGCGTCGAGATTTTGGAGCATCAAAGCACGCCGCTTTCGCGACACGCTCGCAACGTTCCGTGCAGTCCAAGAAATTTGGATCTCTCGCGAAATCTTGCCTTCGAGGCGGCGAGAAGAGTCCAGGAGTCATCGAGTTTGCAGGAGAGTCGACAAAGTTTGACGTCCAGTCCTAGTCATCCGTCGGATATCGGCCAGAGTCCGATGGAAACGTCGGCGAAGGAAACGTCGGAAAAACAATTGGACGATCCCTGTGGTTTGTCTCCGAAGCAAAACATCTCCAAGGATAAATTGAAAAACATACAACAGGTTTTGAACACCTATCAGCATCATCGAATACCTATCAGCGGGGAATCTAATACGCCGGAACGGAACGTTCATGGCCATTTTCACGGCGATTCTCACGTGCATTTGCACAAGCACAACGTCGATAACTCGAGAACCAACGCGAATCTAGAAGCGAGCGACGGTCTTAAGGGATTCCAGCAGCGACAGCATAGCCATCATCATCACGGAACGCCAAAGCCCACGAACGTGACTCATCATCACGGGGCCACGATGATGCACCATGCCGGGGCACACCATCATGGAAATCTCGCGACCGGCTTGGTCGGTCACATACACGGAAGCTCGACGACGGGTCTAAGCGGATCCGGGAACGCTACGCCGACGATCGGTCACGGCAATACGGCCGGTGGCAATAATCCAAATTCTCATCATCACGCCAGTCCTATCGccgcaacgacgacgacgaccacgacgacgtcctcgacgacgacggcgatgACGGCTACGACGACCACGACGGCATCGATCGTCGGACAGAAGGGTTCGCCTATGGCGAGTCATCGACATCCTACCGTGTCGAGTGCCATCAGCGGTGCCTCTTCTAACTCGAGCATGATGAATCACGGCGGATCGCCGAGCGTACATCGGCACGTCGTAAACGCGAGTGCCAGTTTGTCGGCTACTCCATTGGTCGCTCGACATCACGGCAGCTCGACCGGTAGCTTGACCGGTCGCTCGAGCGTCAATCATCATCACGTGAGTTCCGGTATCTCCTGCGAATCGTCCTCGTCGAACGCGAATACCAGGACTCATAGCAGGTTGGATCACGTTcacgatcatcatcatcatctgcAACAGGTTCACTCTTTGCACCCTGACTCGAGATCGAGAGATAGAGCAGCCTCGTTGGTTCATCCTCTCGACGAACATCACGGTCATCACCACGGGCACGTCCACGCTCATGGTCATCCTCACGTGCAAAACAACGATACCAAAAATTCATCCCTGATAAGGGTGGACGCGATCCAGGTTTGTACATATTACCTAGCATTGCTGTTATCCttttcgacgataaaaaagtTTGCTCGCGTTACAAAAACATCTCGCGCTTTGAAACTTACGATCAGGTGTCAGCACCGTCGAAGAGCAGCAAGTGTCAGTGTCACGCTGTACAACAGGCTAGCGGGAACAAGAGAAGTTCGGAGGGTGAGACCGACGACGGTGGAATCGTCGAAGTAACGTCGAGAACCCATCAACCTCCGGCTCTACCGCCACGACCACCTCCCAGACCAACGAGACGTTACGAGACAGCGACCGCCGATCAATGCGAgtatttccatattttttccattttctttcataaacgTCTATCTTTTAGCTTTATTCTTCGACGCTCGAAAATACCCGAGTAGTAGTCACCCTGAAACATCCCTTCGAACTTTGAAAGAGTACCGCAAGGGCTCGCGACGATCTCGCGGGTATATCGACCAGTCGTCGTTCTCAGCAACCGAGAGAAGGACGATTCGTGTCGGAGCTTACGGGAAAAGGAACGTCGAACGACGTTACTTTCGTGTTTTCTCGCGACTAACGAAATTACgcgacagagaaaaagattcgaCAAAGTAGCTACGACCGAGTTCACCCATCCTCGTATTTACGATCTTCTCCTGTCGTATTCGCCGACCACCACCTGTGGGACATCTCAACGTGACAAGTACCCCGACTTtctacccctctctctctctctctctcgctcgctcgctcgctcgctcgttccgTGTCGTTCGTGACAACCCTCGTACATCTTTTGGAGATGCTCAACGACGCTAGTGTCCAACGAATGACTTCTTTTTCCGAAGGAGCAGATAGAggaggataaaaataaaaggacgaATTAGAAGGAAGAGGAATCGTTATTCGGAGAATGGTCAATGCGTTATCGATGAACTTCGAGGAAGGGAGAGTGCGTAATAAGGCGGTGACCTTGAACCACGAGACCTTCGCGTTGACAGACCACAGGAAAGAGGGGGAACGTCTTTGATTCGCCGTTACCTATTGACATTTTAAAGTCAAAGAGTTCATATCGAGAGTGTGCGCTCGAGAGTTGTtgggctctctctctctctcgcagtCTCGTTATGTTCCAACGCGTTAGATATTCTACGTGCTCTCACGGCGAATCCTCGCGACCACGTGCGATCCTTTGGCTCTTCTATCGAGAAGGAGAAGCAAGTAGTTCGAGAAGGAAACTTTGAGCAGCGAAATATCGTCGATCGTCCAACGGCGAAGATGGATGGATATCCGGTGCTTCAAATAGTGCGCTGTCGACTGGGAACGGAGATGGAGATAGACAGCCAGGGTTATCCCTTCGCAATGGCGGCACACTCGCATTCCCACTTACCCCATTCTGCCAACCACGCACACTTGCCGAGATCTCGTTACTCGCACCCCTGTGGTACGTCGATTAAGTAGTAGTACGTCAAGGGATATCTGATAAtttatccattttttcttaattgcCTTCTGCGTGTCCGACATTAGCgggaaagaaattatatccTCGCGGGTTTGTCTATTTATAGTAAGAGAGAAACcttctgttatttttattgtgcCTTCGAGGCTACGGGATCTAAAAATTGATCTCCACCGACCTTCCCAGTTTTTATCCGTACGGTTTTATCGCGATTGCTAGCTTTCCCCGTTTAAGATCATACGATTAATCGTTctgaaagggaaaaagagatgatGCGAATTCGTAGAAAGAACGCTATCGAGTCGCGAGTACAGTAGTATACAAGATCGTCGAAGATCAAACCACGGTACCGATCGAAGGTTCGCTCACTCGTGCGATCGATAAAGTTACGGCGTTTAGAAATCGGAAAGCTTCTCGCTTCGTTTCCCTGAACGAGTGAGCTGCTCTTTACAGGGGGTCCTTGGGGGGACGGATTTATTAAGGAACCTTTGGAACTCCCGTTTCGTTCGTCTCTAAACTACGGAGCAGGTAGCGCACAGGTAGTCGATCTTTTCCACGGAATCCTTTTACCGGTCATTGCATTTGTAAAAGAGCGTCGTAAATTCGTGTGCTCGTAAAATtgtttgagagaaaaaaaaaaggaagaaaaagagagaaggaaagaacacGATCTTTCTTTGCTTCCTTTCGATGCACGAATCGAGCGGCATCCTAGCTGAACTCGGCTCCGCGTTCTTCCTTCGACGAATTTCTTCGAAGATCAAAATCGGAAAAAGGTCGGGTAAACCGTTTCgcaaagaaaacgatagatacGTGGGTGTACCGTCGGGTAGATACATAGGATCGAAGCATAGGTTTCGTCACGCTTCGTTCGCTTTTCGTCGGGTAACTTTACGAAAACGTATAATAACGAAGCAGTGACTGTCACTCACAGGGATCGCGTTCGTTGGTGTCACGTCGAAATATTCTCCGTTAGGAACACAGGATAAAGTTGATTAAAAAGTACGACGTCGATGAGTCTCGAGAGAACTCGGCATTGTTCTCGGAGTAAGGTATAGGTATCGATGCTTGCGCGTCGGTATTCATCGAGAGAATTTCCAATGCGACGTGTACGATTGAATAGCGAGAAAGCATTTACAATGGGAGTCGAGCTCGAGAACGAGCGGAGCAAAGGGACTATCGCTTTTACTCGATATAGTATTTTAAACGCGCGATCCCCTTTGACGTTTTCACGGCAAGTCAAGTGCCATTCTCGACGTAAATTCTTACGGTCGGGAAGGAAGAGATATAACTCGATCGTAGGACGAATACCTTTTTAAAGGATGTCAAACTTTGCAGGTCATACCGGCGAAGGTGGCTGCTGCAAGAAATACGTCGTTCTTTGTTGCCT
This is a stretch of genomic DNA from Vespula vulgaris chromosome 2, iyVesVulg1.1, whole genome shotgun sequence. It encodes these proteins:
- the LOC127061662 gene encoding uncharacterized protein LOC127061662 isoform X1 — translated: MSQASLSNDLEGTMNDLEASQQQQHPCQCSTMSGINSIRTQRERAERSVGSTRISSGQELPRGLEALQSAFEPLRRLDNTMSHQETQQLSLEKARSVEILEHQSTPLSRHARNVPCSPRNLDLSRNLAFEAARRVQESSSLQESRQSLTSSPSHPSDIGQSPMETSAKETSEKQLDDPCGLSPKQNISKDKLKNIQQVLNTYQHHRIPISGESNTPERNVHGHFHGDSHVHLHKHNVDNSRTNANLEASDGLKGFQQRQHSHHHHGTPKPTNVTHHHGATMMHHAGAHHHGNLATGLVGHIHGSSTTGLSGSGNATPTIGHGNTAGGNNPNSHHHASPIAATTTTTTTTSSTTTAMTATTTTTASIVGQKGSPMASHRHPTVSSAISGASSNSSMMNHGGSPSVHRHVVNASASLSATPLVARHHGSSTGSLTGRSSVNHHHVSSGISCESSSSNANTRTHSRLDHVHDHHHHLQQVHSLHPDSRSRDRAASLVHPLDEHHGHHHGHVHAHGHPHVQNNDTKNSSLIRVDAIQVSAPSKSSKCQCHAVQQASGNKRSSEGETDDGGIVEVTSRTHQPPALPPRPPPRPTRRYETATADQCHTGEGGCCKKYVVLCCLCGGLSAAVGSLFLAVHAVLSAHTASLALFETVPSYIPGIMLILMGLFTMILARRKHRYGLLMKVCGSVGVVCALVCVLVTVTTTVIHMSRLQGLRECVYTARARSCTCYGTPQSKEDPGVLFEGTPHCEAVHGALYACLRALFGVSVAGILACIFSCMLVYQLLSHEKKKMYWEQLELRCRSLYGQGGPVGPPTASCGCCNDCGGASPWWAQTPGNLYTPNPDLAPSRRWRLPWSRSRGPAPSPDSNYGFHTQTRQAETNADNAAGPYSVLNSQSSGPYSVLNTPNGPYTPSTASYSVLETPVPLWGPPPPYSDPNSPARRPQVADARPRMSKRIDNFDGNEDHRSRSAKRPSDNYENAEEISNSTDPEGGNDGTMKGRRARKPLKGVENGAFQQEPNPAAKQSESELYFGDVSSCCGPESSFYDLAVEKEGAEHSEGVDYLAARLGKRQLSKRSRLPLPLPSDGGDIPSDSYANSDEPRNARGPFLAPDAQYEVIQQARYSYYSPKEDEELEEEAATSSYFREEETDRPRDRDYRDYHSGQEEEAPQCCLSDSTTLDSGWQSAEQQQSDDNVRPVNV
- the LOC127061662 gene encoding uncharacterized protein LOC127061662 isoform X2, which translates into the protein MSQASLSNDLEGTMNDLEASQQQQHPCQCSTMSGINSIRTQRERAERSVGSTRISSGQELPRGLEALQSAFEPLRRLDNTMSHQETQQLSLEKARSVEILEHQSTPLSRHARNVPCSPRNLDLSRNLAFEAARRVQESSSLQESRQSLTSSPSHPSDIGQSPMETSAKETSEKQLDDPCGLSPKQNISKDKLKNIQQVLNTYQHHRIPISGESNTPERNVHGHFHGDSHVHLHKHNVDNSRTNANLEASDGLKGFQQRQHSHHHHGTPKPTNVTHHHGATMMHHAGAHHHGNLATGLVGHIHGSSTTGLSGSGNATPTIGHGNTAGGNNPNSHHHASPIAATTTTTTTTSSTTTAMTATTTTTASIVGQKGSPMASHRHPTVSSAISGASSNSSMMNHGGSPSVHRHVVNASASLSATPLVARHHGSSTGSLTGRSSVNHHHVHSLHPDSRSRDRAASLVHPLDEHHGHHHGHVHAHGHPHVQNNDTKNSSLIRVDAIQVSAPSKSSKCQCHAVQQASGNKRSSEGETDDGGIVEVTSRTHQPPALPPRPPPRPTRRYETATADQCHTGEGGCCKKYVVLCCLCGGLSAAVGSLFLAVHAVLSAHTASLALFETVPSYIPGIMLILMGLFTMILARRKHRYGLLMKVCGSVGVVCALVCVLVTVTTTVIHMSRLQGLRECVYTARARSCTCYGTPQSKEDPGVLFEGTPHCEAVHGALYACLRALFGVSVAGILACIFSCMLVYQLLSHEKKKMYWEQLELRCRSLYGQGGPVGPPTASCGCCNDCGGASPWWAQTPGNLYTPNPDLAPSRRWRLPWSRSRGPAPSPDSNYGFHTQTRQAETNADNAAGPYSVLNSQSSGPYSVLNTPNGPYTPSTASYSVLETPVPLWGPPPPYSDPNSPARRPQVADARPRMSKRIDNFDGNEDHRSRSAKRPSDNYENAEEISNSTDPEGGNDGTMKGRRARKPLKGVENGAFQQEPNPAAKQSESELYFGDVSSCCGPESSFYDLAVEKEGAEHSEGVDYLAARLGKRQLSKRSRLPLPLPSDGGDIPSDSYANSDEPRNARGPFLAPDAQYEVIQQARYSYYSPKEDEELEEEAATSSYFREEETDRPRDRDYRDYHSGQEEEAPQCCLSDSTTLDSGWQSAEQQQSDDNVRPVNV